The Streptomyces halobius genomic interval AAGGCGTTGGCGACCGGTTCGCGGTCCAGAACCGCGAGGGCGTCGTCGAGCTCCCCGGGCTCAAGGACCTTGATGGCAGTGGTCGTCAGCACGTCTCGGAATGCCTCACCGTTACGGGCCTGGGAGGCCAGGCGGGAGCAGGTCTTGGCACTTTACCTCCACCCGCGCGGGGGCACCCGGGGCGCTGCGGGGCGGCTCCGCGGCGGGGTACGCGCGAGGCGGCGAGGTACCCGCGAGCCTCGCGGGCCCGGGGAGGCGTGCCCGGCGGAAATGCGGTGCGCCCGACGGGAATACCGCGTCGGGCGCGTCACGTTGCGGCCCCGCAAGGGGCCCTCGCGACCCTGAGGTGTTGGTTTCGGCTGCCCCCTAAGGGTCAGCCCGCCAAGGGTCAGCCCGCGGCCGTGACGACCGGCTCGCCGGACCCGACGCCGTCCTTCTCCATCTGCTCGGCGATCTTCAGGGCCTCTTCGATGAGCGTCTCGACGATCTTCGACTCGGGGACGGTCTTGATGACCTCGCCCTTGACGAAGATCTGGCCCTTGCCGTTGCCGGAGGCGACACCGAGGTCGGCCTCGCGGGCCTCGCCGGGGCCGTTGACGACACAGCCCATGACGGCGACGCGCAGCGGCACCTCCATGCCCTCGAGCCCGGCCGTGACCTGGTCGGCGAGCTTGTAGACATCGACCTGGGCCCGGCCGCAGGACGGGCAGGAGACGATCTCCAGACGGCGCGGCCTGAGGTTGAGGGACTCCAGGATCTGCAGCCCGACCTTGACCTCTTCGGCGGGCGGCGCGGACAGCGAGACCCGGATGGTGTCGCCGATGCCCTCGCTGAGCAGCGCGCCGAAGGCGACCGCGGACTTGATGGTGCCCTGGAAGGCCGGCCCGGCCTCGGTGACGCCGAGGTGGAGGGGGTAGTCGCACTGGGCGGCGAGCTGGCGGTAGGCGTTGACCATCACGACCGGGTCGTTGTGCTTGACCGAGATCTTGATGTCGCGGAAGCCGTGCTCCTCGAAGAGGGACGCCTCCCACAGCGCGGACTCGACCAGCGCCTCGGGGGTGGCCTTCCCGTACTTCTGCAGCAGGCGCTTGTCCAGGGAGCCTGCGTTGACGCCGATACGGATGGGGGTGCCGGCGTCGGAGGCCGCCTTGGCGATCTCCTTGACCTTGTCGTCGAACTGCTTGATGTTGCCGGGATTGACGCGGACCGCGGCGCAGCCGGCGTCGATGGCGGCGAAGACGTACTTCGGCTGGAAGTGGATGTCCGCGATCACCGGGATCTGGGACTTCCGGGCGATGACGGGCAGCGCGTCGGCGTCGTCCTGGGTCGGGCAGGCGACCCGGACGATCTGGCAGCCGGACGCGGTCAGCTCGGCGATCTGCTGCAGCGTGGCGCCGATGTCGGACGTGCGGGTGGTCGTCATGGACTGCACCGAGACCGGTGCGTCCCCGCCCACGGCGACCGGACCGACGTGGATCTTGCGGCTGACCCGGCGGTCGGCGAGCTTGGTCGGTACGTCCGGCATTCCCAGTGAAATGGCAGTCATCTGGCGAGCAACCCCAAGGTGTGGATCAAGGTCCCGGCTTCGGCGGGCTCCGGTCTCCGAGATTACGGCACGGAGATTGCCGCGGGCACATCACTCCCGGGCGGCCCCACGAACGGGGGCGACCGGGCACCCGTGTGCGTGCGCGGGTGCCCGGCCGGAACCTGTCGCGCTAGGTCAGCTTCACCGGGTTCACCACGTCGGCGACCAGCACCAGCAGGGTGAAGCAGATGAAGATCCCGGCGACGACGTAGGCGACCGGCATCAGCCTGGCGACGTCGAAGGGGCCGGGGTCGGGGCGCCGGACGATCTTGGCGAAGGCGCGTCGGATCGACTCCCACACGGCGCCGGCGATATGCCCGCCGTCCAGCGGCAGCAGCGGCAGCATGTTGAACAGGAACAGCGAGAGGTTGAAGCCGGCGACCAGGAAGAGCATGGTCGCGACCCGCTGCTCCGGCGGGATGTCCAGGGAGAAGACCTCGCCGCCGACCCGGGCCGCGCCGACCACGCCCATCGGGGAGTCCTGTTTGCGTTCGCCGCCGTTGAAGGCCGCGTCCCACAGGTCGGGGATCTTGGCGGGCAGGCTGACCAGGGCTTCGGCTCCCTGCTGGACCATGTTGCCCATGCGGTCCACGGACTGGCCGAAGGTCTGCGGGACGACGCCGCTGGCCGGGGTGAAACCGAGGAATCCGGCGGTGACGTACTCGCCGGCGACATAGCCGCCGTGGCCGTCGGTCTTGGCGACCTTGTTCTCGATGAGGTCGGCGTGCAGGGTCGTGCGCTCGCCGTGCCGTTCGACGACCAGCGTCGCGGGGCCCGTGGTGTCGCGGATCTGCTGCTGCAGGGCGCCCCAGTCCGGGACGGCGTTCCCGTTGAACGAGACGATCTTGTCGCCGGCGCGCAGGCCGGCGGCCTTGGCCGGGGAGTCCTTGGCGCCGGCCGGGCAGGTGTCGGTCCTGGCGGCGGCCGAGATGACACAGTCCGAGACGGAGCCGACCTGGGTCGTCTGGGTGTTGATGCCGAAGCCCATCAGCACGCTCATGAAGATCACGACCGCGAGGATCAGGTTCATGAACGGTCCGGCGAACATGACGATGACGCGTTTCCACGGCTTGCGCGTGTAGAACAGCCGCTTCTCGTCGCCGGGCTGCAGCTCTTCGAAGGCCGCCGAGCGGGCGTCCTCGATCATGCCGCGGAACGGCGAGCTGGAGCGGGCCTGCAGCTGCCCGTCGTTGCCGGGCGGGAACATGCCGATCATGCGGATGTAGCCGCCGAGCGGGATGGCCTTGACGCCGTACTCGGTGTCGCCCTTCTTACGGGAGAAGAGCGTCGGCCCGAAGCCCACCATGTACTGCGGCACCCGGATGCCGAACATCTTGGCCGTGGAGAGATGGCCGAGTTCGTGCCAGGCGATGGAGAACAGCAGGCCGACGACGAAGACGACTATGCCGAGGATCGTCATCCAGGTCGTCATGCGCGCACCTCCGACGGTGTACGTGCCGCACGGGCGGCCAGTTCGCGGGCGCGGGCGCGCGCCCAGGTTTCCGCCTCCAGGACGTCCGCGACGGTCAGGGAGGTTCCCTGTGCGGGCGTGCCGTGCTCGGCGACCACTGCGGCGACCGTATCCACAATTCCGGTGAACGGCAGCCCGCCCTGGAGGAACGCGGCGACACATTCCTCGTTCGCCGCGTTGAAGACGGCCGGGGCGGTGCCGCCCAGATCGCCGACGTGGCAGGCCAGCGGGACGGACGGGAAGGCCGTTTCGTCCAGCGGGAGGAACTCCCAGGTGTGTGCCTGGGTCCAGTCGACTCCGGGCGCGGCGTCCGGGACCCGCTCGGGCCAGCCGATGCCCAGCGCGATGGGCATCCGCATGTCGGGCGGGCTGGCCTGGGCGAGGGTCGAGCCGTCGGTGAACTCCACCATCGAGTGGATGTAGGACTGCGGATGGACGACGACCTCGATGCGGTCGAACGGGACGTCGTACAGCAGATGCGCCTCGATGACCTCCAGGCCCTTGTTGACCAGGGTCGCGGAGTTGATCGTGATGACCGGCCCCATCGCCCAGGTGGGGTGCGCCAGGGCCTGTTCGGGGGTGACGTCGGCCAGTTCGCGCTTCGTACGGCCGCGGAACGGGCCGCCGGAGGCGGTGACGACGAGCTTGCGGACCTCTTCGCGGGTACCGCCGGTCAGCGCCTGGAAGAGCGCGGAGTGCTCGGAGTCGACGGGGACGATCTGGCCCGGTGCGGCGGCGGCCTTGACCAGTGGACCGCCGACGATCAGCGATTCCTTGTTGGCGAGGGCGAGCACCCGGCCGGCCTTGAGGGCGGCGAGGGTGGGGGCGAGGCCGATGGAACCGGTGATGCCGTTGAGGACGGTGTGGCAGGGACAGGCGGCAAGTTCGGTGGCCGCGTCGGGGCCCGCCAGGATGTCGGGCAGCGGCTCTTCGGTTCCGTAGCGCGCGGTCAGCGCCTCACGCAGGGCGGGCGCCGCGTCCTCGCGTGCCACCGCGACGGTGTCGACCCGCAGCTGGTGCGCCTGCTCCGCGAGCAGTTCCACCCGGCCGCCGGCCGCCGAGAGCGCGGTCACGCGGAAGCGGTCGGGGTTGCGCAGCACGATGTCGATCGCCTGGGTGCCGATCGAGCCGGTCGAGCCGAGGACCACAAGGGAGCGGGGGCCGCCCGGAGGGGCGGGTGGCGGCTCGAAGCGCAGGTGCGGGTGGGCGAGGGAGTCCGTCATGTGGTCCATTGTGGCCGGTCGGCGGGGTGCGCCGGGCACCGCGTCCGGGAGGCGGTGGAGCGGGGGTGGGGGAACACATCCCTCAAGGGTCATCCCTTAGGGGGTGAAAGGCCCCCTTGAGCGCCACAACGTGGCCCGCGGTGGGCGGTATTCCCGTGGGCTGGGGCGGAATTCCCGTGACGGCGGTGGGCGGTGTCGCCCTGACGGGCGGTGGGTGGTGTTCCCGTGGCGGGCGGTGGGCGGTACTCCCGTGGCGGCGCCCCGACGAGGCGCCGCCACGCAGGCTCGCTCAGCGGATCGGGCGGTGCAGGTCAGCGGATCGGCCGGTGCACGTTGGACTTTCTGCTCGGGCCCGGGGTGGCGTCGGCGATCCAGGGACCGTCGCCGCTGGGGTCGACGACGCCCTCCTCCAACCATGTGTAACTGCCGTCGAGGACCCCGGTCACCACCTTCCGGTCGAGGGTGTCGGTGTTGGTCCACAGCCGCGCGAACAGTTCGTCGACGCGGATCCGCGACTGGCGGCAGAAGGCGTCGGCGAGCTGGTGCGCCTCACGGCCGTGCTCGCCGGTCGTCCGCAGATGTTCGGCCCGTACGCAGGCCGCGCTCATCGCGAAGAGTTCGCCGCCGATGTCGACGATGCGGCCGAGGAAGCCCTGTTTGGTCTCCATCCGGCCCTGCCACCGGGACATCGCGTAGAAGGTGGACCGGGCGAGCTTGCGGGAGGCCCGTTCGACATAGCGCAGATGCCCGGCCAGTTCGCCGAACTCCTTGTACGTGCGCGGGAGTTGCCCCGGCCCCGCGATGAGCTTGGGCAGCCAGCGGGCGTAGAAACCGCCGGCCTTGGCCGCCGCCCGGCCCTTGTCGGACAGGCTCTTGTCCGGATCGATGAGGTCACCGGCGACGGACAGATGGGCGTCCACCGCCTCCCGGGCGATCAGCAGATGCATGATCTCCGTCGAGCCCTCGAAGATCCGGTTGATCCGCAGATCGCGCAGCAGCTGCTCGGCGGGCACGGCGCGTTCGCCGCGGGCGGCGAGCGAGGCGGCGGTCTCGAAGCCGCGGCCGCCACGGATCTGCACCAGTTCGTCCGCCATCAGACAGCCCACCTCGGAGCCGAAGAGCTTGGCCAGGGCCGCCTCGATGCGAATGTCGTTGCGGCTCTCGTCGGCCATCTGGGAGGAGAGGTCGACGACGGCTTCGAGGGCGAAGGTGGTCGCGGCGATGAAGGAGATCTTGGCGCCGATGGCCTCGTGCCGGGCGATCGGCTTGCCCCACTGCTCACGGGCGGCGGACCACTCACGGGCGATCTTCAGGCACCACTTGCCCGCGCCGACGCACATCGCGGGCAGCGAGAGCCGGCCGGTGTTGAGCGTCGTCAGGGCGATCTTCAGACCCGCGCCCTCGGGGCCGATACGGTGCGCGGCGGGGACCCGTACCTGGTGGAAGCGGGTCACCCCGTTCTCCAGACCGCGCAGGCCCATGAAGGCGTTGCGGTTCTCGACGGTGATGCCGGGCGAGTCCGCCTCGACGACGAAGGCGGTGATGCCGCCCTTGTGGCCCTCGGAGGCGGGCACCCGTGCCATCACCACCAGCAGATCGGCGACGACTCCGTTGGTGGTCCACAGCTTCACACCGTCCAGGACATAGCTCTCGCCGTTCTTGTCCGGTACGGCGGTGGTCGCCAGCCGGGCCGGGTCGGAGCCGACGTCCGGCTCGGTCAGCAGGAACGCGGAGATGTCCGTACGGGCGCAGCGGGGCAGGAAGGTGTCCTTCTGCTCCTGGGTGCCGAAGAGCTTCAGCGGCTGCGGTACGCCGATCGACTGATGTGCCGACAGCAGCGCGCCGATGGCGGGGCTGGCGGAACCGATCAGCGAGAGCGCCCTGTTGTAGTAGACCTGGGTCAGGCCGAGGCCGCCGTACTTCGGGTCGATCTTCATGCCCAACGCGCCGAGCTCCTTGAGCCCGTTGATCGTCTCGTCCGGGATCTGGCCCTCGCACTCGATCCGGGCGCCGTCGATCCGGGTCTCACAGAACTCTCGCAGGGTGGCCAGGAACTTCTCCCCGCGCCGTACGTCGTCCGCCGCGGGAGTGGGATGCGGATGGATGAGGTCGAGCCTGAAGCGCCCCAGGAACAGTTCCTTGGCGAAGCTGGGCTTACGCCAGTCCTGCTCACGGGCCGCCTCGGCGACCTGCCGTGCCTCGCGCTCGGAAACCTTTCGGATGGACGGAGCGGACATCAGGAGCTCACCTCACCGCGAATCGGGAGTGCTGTACCGGCAGGCCGGTCGGCTACCGGTCAGTTGCTACTTGTGAGGGTCCTCGATCCGGGCGGGTTGCACCAGTGGTGGCGCCGGGACGGTCCGGGCGAGGTGCGGATACCCGCCATGGGTGGTAAGCGGCGCGGGAAGCGCTGGATATCGGCCAGAACGGGGGCGCGGCGCGCTCCGGGCCAGATGCCGGAGCGCGCCGCGGCCGGGGCCGGCGCCGGGGGGTGCGTCGGCCGGGGCCTGGAGGGGCGGTACGGCCCAAGGGATGGCCGTCGCTGTCCACCGGTCCAGGCCGGTCGGGTGATGCCTGGGCCGCAGCCTTCCACAGGTTCCTGCATTTCCGACGGGTTGCTGTCATTCCTGCAGGTTCTTGCAGGTTGTTGCAGCTTCCTTCAGGTCCTTGCGGCCGCGTCCAGGTCGCGGGCGGGTGGTGCAGGCGGGTCCGCCGACGGGTGGTACCGCCCCTACCGCCTTGGCCCCCTTACCGCCGGGTTCCTACAGGTCGAGGCCGGTGAGGACCATGACCCGCTCGTAGGTGTAGTCGTCCATCGCGAAGCGCACCCCCTCGCGGCCGACGCCGGACTGCTTGGCGCCGCCGTACGGCATCTGGTCCGCGCGGTAGGACGGCACATCGCCGATGATCACGCCGCCGACCTCCAGCGCGCGGTGCGCCCGGAACCCGATCTGCAGATCGTGCGTGAACACCCCTGCCTGGAGGCCGTACTTCGAGTCGTTGACGGCGGCGAACGCCTCCGCCTCGCCGTCAACCTTCTGGACGGAGAGCACCGGGCCGAAGACCTCTTCGACGGCGATCGTCGTGTCGGCGGGCACATCGGCGAGCACGGTCGGCGCGTACGAGGCGCCGTCCCGCTTGCCCCCCGCGAGCAGCTTCGCGCCGTGCTCCACGGCCTCGTCCACCCAGGTCTCGACGCGCTTGGCGGCGTCCTCGCTCACCAGCGGGCCGACCTCGGTGGCGTCGTCCGACGGGTCACCGGTGACCTGCGCACCGACCGCTGCGACGATCTTCGGCACCAGCCGGTCGTAGACGGACGCGTCCGCGATCACCCGCTGCACCGAGATGCAGGACTGGCCGCCCTGGTAGTTGGAGAAGGTGGCGATGCGCTGCGCCGCCCAGTCCAGGTCCGCCTCGGAGGAGAAGTCCGGCAGCACGACGGCCGCGCCGTTGCCGCCGAGTTCCAGGGTGCAGTGCTTGCGCGGCACCGAGTCGAGGATGGCGTAGCCGACCTTCTCGGAGCCGGTGAAGGAGACGACCGGCAGCCGCTCGTCCTGGACGAGGGCGGGCATCCGGTCGTTGGGCACCGGGAGGATCGACCAGGAGCCGGCCGGCAGGTCGGTCTCGGCCAGCAGCTCACCGATCAGCAGTCCGGAGAGCGGGGTGGCCGGCGCCGGCTTGAGGATGATCGGGGCGCCGGCCGCGATGGCCGGGGCGATCTTGTGGGCGCAGAGGTTCAGCGGGAAGTTGAACGGGGCGATGCCCAGAACGGTGCCGCGCGGGAAGCGGCGGGTCAGCGCGAGCCGGCCGGCGCCGCCCGCGTCGGTGTCCAGCCGCTGTGCCTCGCCGCCGTTGAAGCGGCGGGCCTCCTCGGCCGCGAAGCGGAACACGGACACCGCGCGGCCGACCTCACCGCGCGCCCACTTCATGGGCTTGCCGTTCTCCGCGGAGATCAGCCCGGCGATCTCCTCCGTACGCTCCACCAGTCGGCGCTGTACGTGGTCCAGGGCGGCGGCCCGCACATGGGCCGGGGTCGCGGCGAACTCGGCCTGGACGGCGACGGAGGCCGCGACGGCCTCCTCGACCTGGGCCTCGGTGGGGACGCTCACCGTGCCGACGAGACGTCCGTCCCAGGGGGAGGTGACATCGAAGGTGGCCTCGCCGGTGGCCTTGCGGCCGGCGAGCCAAAAGGCGGTGGGGGCTGCAGCAGTGTTCGGCACAGTGGATCCCGGCCCTTCCAAGGTGGTGGGTGGTGCGCATGGCTCTGGGAGCGGCTGCGTTTTGCTGTCCCCACCGTAGGGGCGCGAGGGTCCCGTGGCGTTTGTCCGAAGCGGAGCAATCCGTCCGCGTGTCTCTCCGTGGTGGAGGGGAGCGATTCTCTCCGCGGTGGAGGGGCCGATGGGCTGCCGACGCGCCTGCGGCGCTCCCCCGGCACTCCTGCCTCGTCCCGGCCTTGCCCCTCTCTCACTCCTGCGCCTCCCCTGCGACTCCTTCCAGGCTTTGAGCAGAGTACGGGCGGGAGCGCGCACAGCCCCTCCCGTGCGGCCTCCGCACGGCCCCTCCCCCGCGACCTCTCGCCGCCTCACTCCTGCGTCGGGGCCGAGGTGGCCTTCAGGGCCAGCCACAGCTCCATGCGGACGTCCGCGTCGTCCAGGGAGCGGCCCAGGATCTCCTCCACCCGCCGCATCCGGTAGCGCAGGGTGTGGCGGTGTACGCCCAGGTCGGCGGCGGCCGCGTCCCATTGGCCGTGCCGGTTCAGCCAGGCGCGGAGCGAGGCGACCAGATCGCCGCGGCCGGTGGCGTCGTGCTCGCGCAGCGCGCGCAGCAGCCCGTCCGCGAAGGCGCGGACCGCATCGTCGGCGAGCAGCGGCAGCACGGATCCGGCCGCCACCTCCTCGTGCTCGACCAGCGCGCGGCCGCGGCGGCGGGCGACGGACAGCGCCTGTCCCGCCTGGCCGTAGGCGGTCGCGGCGGCCATCGCGGTGGCCGGCGCGGACAGTCCGACGGCCAGCCCCTCGCCCCGCCCCGCCTCGGCGCGCTCGGACCGGCCGCGCGCCCGCGAAGACGCCTCAAGGCGGGCCTCGGCCTCGGCCTCGGCGGCGTACGCGGCACAGGCCGCCGCGGCCGCGCCGCCGTCCGCGAGCAGCGCGATCAGCCGGCCCCCGTCCGGCACGGTGAGCACCGCCTCGCCGGTCCGCGCGGCGGCGGACTCCATCGCGTCGGCGAGCGCGTCCAGGACGGCGGCCCCGGACGAGGGGGGCGCGGTCGGGGCCCCGGACGACGGGACCGACGTGGACGGCACGGACGACGTGGACTCCGTGGGCGCCGTGCGCCCCTCGGACGCCTTGGATGATGTGGTCGAGGCGTTCTCCGCGGCCACGTGCTCGGCCACCGCCACCCGGAACGGGGCCTCCAGCAGCCCGCCGTAGAGCCGCCCCGCCACCGCCCGCGCATGCTCCGGCTCGCCCGCCAGCAGCATCTTCAGCACCGCCGCGCCGAGCCGCTGCTCGGCCTCCTGGAGCACCCGGGAGCGTTCGGTGGTGAGGGTGAGGAGCGCGACGGCGGAGTGCACGGCGTACCGCTCGGCGGTGCCGAGCGGCGCGCCGGTCCCGACCGCGAGCACCCCGCGCGCCCGGCGCCCCGTACCCAGCGACTGGAGCTCGACCCGGTCGTCACCGTCGGCATCGCTGACGACGGAGCTGGCGGGGGCGGGTCGCTCGCGCAGCCGCGCCACGTCATCGGACAGCCGGGCCGCACGCCGGGCCGCCCAGTCGGGGGCGGCGGCCACCACCGCGCCCGACGCGTCGTAGAGGGCGGCCCACCCGTCCAGATGCGCGGCGAGCCGGGCCAGCAGCTCGGCCGGGCCCTCGGCGCCGAGCGCCGCCCGGGTCAGTTCCCGCTGTGCCTCGAATCCGGCGGTCACCGCGCGGTACTGGTCGGCGGCGACGGCGGCCGAGACGGCCTTGCTGATGGCGATGAAGGGGGTCCTGCGGGGGACCCCGAGCAGCGGCAGATCCGCCTCCCGCGCCGCCTCGACCAGCGCCGACGGCACCTCTTCGTAATTCACCCCGACGGCGAACCCCAGCCCCACGACCCCGGCCTCCGCGACCCGCCGCACATATCGGCGGGTCGCCTCCGGGTCCTCCGCGTCCAGCTTGAGGGCGGTGATGAGCAGCAGCTCACCGCCCTCCATGTAGGGCACCGGGTCGATCAGCTCACTGGCGTGTGCCCAGCGCACCGGGACGTCCAGCCGGTCCCCGCCCGCGAGCACGATGAGCTTGAGCGCGGTGTGGTTGACGAGGGAAGCGAGGGTGTGCGGCATGGGACCTTCGGTTGCGGCGTCGGTGCGGCCCTGGCACGGCGGACGCCGCGGGCCTTTCTGCCGTCCC includes:
- a CDS encoding PucR family transcriptional regulator; the encoded protein is MPHTLASLVNHTALKLIVLAGGDRLDVPVRWAHASELIDPVPYMEGGELLLITALKLDAEDPEATRRYVRRVAEAGVVGLGFAVGVNYEEVPSALVEAAREADLPLLGVPRRTPFIAISKAVSAAVAADQYRAVTAGFEAQRELTRAALGAEGPAELLARLAAHLDGWAALYDASGAVVAAAPDWAARRAARLSDDVARLRERPAPASSVVSDADGDDRVELQSLGTGRRARGVLAVGTGAPLGTAERYAVHSAVALLTLTTERSRVLQEAEQRLGAAVLKMLLAGEPEHARAVAGRLYGGLLEAPFRVAVAEHVAAENASTTSSKASEGRTAPTESTSSVPSTSVPSSGAPTAPPSSGAAVLDALADAMESAAARTGEAVLTVPDGGRLIALLADGGAAAAACAAYAAEAEAEARLEASSRARGRSERAEAGRGEGLAVGLSAPATAMAAATAYGQAGQALSVARRRGRALVEHEEVAAGSVLPLLADDAVRAFADGLLRALREHDATGRGDLVASLRAWLNRHGQWDAAAADLGVHRHTLRYRMRRVEEILGRSLDDADVRMELWLALKATSAPTQE
- the ispG gene encoding flavodoxin-dependent (E)-4-hydroxy-3-methylbut-2-enyl-diphosphate synthase, with translation MTAISLGMPDVPTKLADRRVSRKIHVGPVAVGGDAPVSVQSMTTTRTSDIGATLQQIAELTASGCQIVRVACPTQDDADALPVIARKSQIPVIADIHFQPKYVFAAIDAGCAAVRVNPGNIKQFDDKVKEIAKAASDAGTPIRIGVNAGSLDKRLLQKYGKATPEALVESALWEASLFEEHGFRDIKISVKHNDPVVMVNAYRQLAAQCDYPLHLGVTEAGPAFQGTIKSAVAFGALLSEGIGDTIRVSLSAPPAEEVKVGLQILESLNLRPRRLEIVSCPSCGRAQVDVYKLADQVTAGLEGMEVPLRVAVMGCVVNGPGEAREADLGVASGNGKGQIFVKGEVIKTVPESKIVETLIEEALKIAEQMEKDGVGSGEPVVTAAG
- a CDS encoding acyl-CoA dehydrogenase family protein — encoded protein: MSAPSIRKVSEREARQVAEAAREQDWRKPSFAKELFLGRFRLDLIHPHPTPAADDVRRGEKFLATLREFCETRIDGARIECEGQIPDETINGLKELGALGMKIDPKYGGLGLTQVYYNRALSLIGSASPAIGALLSAHQSIGVPQPLKLFGTQEQKDTFLPRCARTDISAFLLTEPDVGSDPARLATTAVPDKNGESYVLDGVKLWTTNGVVADLLVVMARVPASEGHKGGITAFVVEADSPGITVENRNAFMGLRGLENGVTRFHQVRVPAAHRIGPEGAGLKIALTTLNTGRLSLPAMCVGAGKWCLKIAREWSAAREQWGKPIARHEAIGAKISFIAATTFALEAVVDLSSQMADESRNDIRIEAALAKLFGSEVGCLMADELVQIRGGRGFETAASLAARGERAVPAEQLLRDLRINRIFEGSTEIMHLLIAREAVDAHLSVAGDLIDPDKSLSDKGRAAAKAGGFYARWLPKLIAGPGQLPRTYKEFGELAGHLRYVERASRKLARSTFYAMSRWQGRMETKQGFLGRIVDIGGELFAMSAACVRAEHLRTTGEHGREAHQLADAFCRQSRIRVDELFARLWTNTDTLDRKVVTGVLDGSYTWLEEGVVDPSGDGPWIADATPGPSRKSNVHRPIR
- a CDS encoding M50 family metallopeptidase, which translates into the protein MTTWMTILGIVVFVVGLLFSIAWHELGHLSTAKMFGIRVPQYMVGFGPTLFSRKKGDTEYGVKAIPLGGYIRMIGMFPPGNDGQLQARSSSPFRGMIEDARSAAFEELQPGDEKRLFYTRKPWKRVIVMFAGPFMNLILAVVIFMSVLMGFGINTQTTQVGSVSDCVISAAARTDTCPAGAKDSPAKAAGLRAGDKIVSFNGNAVPDWGALQQQIRDTTGPATLVVERHGERTTLHADLIENKVAKTDGHGGYVAGEYVTAGFLGFTPASGVVPQTFGQSVDRMGNMVQQGAEALVSLPAKIPDLWDAAFNGGERKQDSPMGVVGAARVGGEVFSLDIPPEQRVATMLFLVAGFNLSLFLFNMLPLLPLDGGHIAGAVWESIRRAFAKIVRRPDPGPFDVARLMPVAYVVAGIFICFTLLVLVADVVNPVKLT
- the dxr gene encoding 1-deoxy-D-xylulose-5-phosphate reductoisomerase, with amino-acid sequence MTDSLAHPHLRFEPPPAPPGGPRSLVVLGSTGSIGTQAIDIVLRNPDRFRVTALSAAGGRVELLAEQAHQLRVDTVAVAREDAAPALREALTARYGTEEPLPDILAGPDAATELAACPCHTVLNGITGSIGLAPTLAALKAGRVLALANKESLIVGGPLVKAAAAPGQIVPVDSEHSALFQALTGGTREEVRKLVVTASGGPFRGRTKRELADVTPEQALAHPTWAMGPVITINSATLVNKGLEVIEAHLLYDVPFDRIEVVVHPQSYIHSMVEFTDGSTLAQASPPDMRMPIALGIGWPERVPDAAPGVDWTQAHTWEFLPLDETAFPSVPLACHVGDLGGTAPAVFNAANEECVAAFLQGGLPFTGIVDTVAAVVAEHGTPAQGTSLTVADVLEAETWARARARELAARAARTPSEVRA
- a CDS encoding aldehyde dehydrogenase family protein, with product MPNTAAAPTAFWLAGRKATGEATFDVTSPWDGRLVGTVSVPTEAQVEEAVAASVAVQAEFAATPAHVRAAALDHVQRRLVERTEEIAGLISAENGKPMKWARGEVGRAVSVFRFAAEEARRFNGGEAQRLDTDAGGAGRLALTRRFPRGTVLGIAPFNFPLNLCAHKIAPAIAAGAPIILKPAPATPLSGLLIGELLAETDLPAGSWSILPVPNDRMPALVQDERLPVVSFTGSEKVGYAILDSVPRKHCTLELGGNGAAVVLPDFSSEADLDWAAQRIATFSNYQGGQSCISVQRVIADASVYDRLVPKIVAAVGAQVTGDPSDDATEVGPLVSEDAAKRVETWVDEAVEHGAKLLAGGKRDGASYAPTVLADVPADTTIAVEEVFGPVLSVQKVDGEAEAFAAVNDSKYGLQAGVFTHDLQIGFRAHRALEVGGVIIGDVPSYRADQMPYGGAKQSGVGREGVRFAMDDYTYERVMVLTGLDL